Genomic DNA from Paenibacillus sp. KS-LC4:
CAATACGCTCGGCCGCCCATGCAAGCTCGTCTTCAGAAAGGATCAGCGGCGGCGCGAGCCGAATGACTTTTTCATGCGTCTCCTTGCATAGCAAGCCAGCCTCCTTTAGCTTCTCACAGTACGGACGCGCCGCTCCTCTCAGCTCGATCGCAATAAACAGCCCCCTGCCGCGCACCTCCACGATATCTCGGTGCTTGAGCTCTCGAAGCATAGTGAGCAGCTTCTCGCCCAGCGTTAGCGATCTGTCCGCCAGGCGCTCGTCCTCGGTTACACGGAGCGATGCGACAGCTACGGCGCTCGCCAGCGGATTGCCGCCAAACGTCGAGCCATGCGAGCCCGGCTCAAACACCCCCAGAACGCTGCTGTCCGCCGCCACCGCTGACACAGGCAGCACGCCGCCGCCCAGCGCCTTGCCCAAAATGTAAACATCTGGCGTAACCCCTTCCCAATCACAGGCGAAGCGCTTGCCCGTGCGGCCAAACCCTGTCTGTATCTCATCGGCCATCAGCAGCACCTGATGCTGATGGCACAAAGCGGCAGCCTTGCGCAAATAGCCGTCTGGCGGGATGATGATGCCCGCCTCCCCTTGAATCGGCTCGACGAGAAAGGCGGCTGTATTCGGAGAAATCGCTGCTTCCAGCGCCGCAATATCCCCATAAGGAATGAGGGTGAAGCCAGGCGTAAACGGGCCAAAATCTTCCCTGTACGAGGGCTCGGAGGAGAAAGACGTAACGGTCAGCGTTCGGCCGTGAAAATTTCCGGCACAAACAATAATATCCGCTTGGCCCGCCGGGATGCCTTTTACCCGGTAGCCGTATCTGCGGGCTGCCTTCACCGCCGTCTCTACCGCTTCTACTCCTGTATTCATCGGAAGCAGCATATTTTTGCCCGTCAATTCCGTCAGCAGCGCAAGCAATTCCCCAAGCGGCTCATTATAAAAGGCTCGCGACGTCAGCGTGACCAGATCCGCTTGCTTCTTCAAGGCTTCAATAATGCGCGGATGCCGATGTCCTTGATTAAGCGCCGAATACCCGCTAAGCATATCCATGTAACGCTTTCCATCCGGGTCCTCGACCCACACGCCCTCCGCCTTGGCGATTACAATCGGCAGCGGGTGATAATTATGCGCGCCAAGCCGCTCGGTCCGCTCAATCGTATTGACCTTCTCCTTCATCCCCATCCCTCTTTTCCGCCTGAAGGCTATTTCGGTTTCAGCTCAGCTTATCGCTTGAACATGGATTTGAGCACAAAAGAGACATTTTCCGGCCGTTCGGCCAGCCTCCGCATGAAATAGCCATACCAATCCGTTCCGTACGGCACATAGGTACGTACCTTGTAGCCCTCCTCCGCGAGCTGCTGCTGGAGCGCTGTACGAATGCCATACAGCATTTGAAATTCAAATCGCTCCAGCGGAATCGCTTGCTCCTTGACATAGCCCTTCACCCAATCAATAATCGCAGTATCATGGGTTGCAACAGCGGCATAATGGCCGTTGTCCAGCTGCTTTTTTATGATATGGATAAACTGGCGATCCACATCCGCTTTGTCAGGGAAGGCGACCTCCGGCGGCTCCTTGTAGGCTCCTTTTACCAAGCGGTAGTTCGGCTTTAGCATGTGCAGCCGTTCCATGTCCGCTTCGGTTTTGAATAAATAGGCCTGCAGCACAATGCCGATCGGATGGCCGAATTCAGCGCGCAGCTGCTCATACATTTGGATCGACGACTCATTGCGGGCATAATCCTCCATATCAATGCGCACAAAGCTGTTCAAGCGCTTCGCCTCTGACACAATCGTTCGCATAAGACTGAGGCACAACGGATAAGAAATATCCAGCCCCAGCTGCGTCAGCTTCACCGATACGTTGGCGGAAGCTCCCGCGCTGGCAATGGCTTGCAGCCCTCTCACAACCTCCTCGGCAGCTTCCTTCGCCTCCGGCTCGCTTCGTGTAAATTCGCCCAAATGGTCAAGCGTAACGAGAAGGCCGCTTTCATTAAGCGCGGCTACCTTCTTCATCGCTTCGGCAAGCGTCTCTCCCGCTACGAAGCGTTCTGCGCCAAGGCGAAGCCCAAAGCGCAACGCCATCCGATTGGCTACTCGGTTTTTGGACAAATAGAGCAGCATATCACGCATGATTGCCATGCGATCCCCTCCTTCTAGGCGATGTTCTGCCGCTTCACACCTCAAAGGCAGCAGGCTCCGACTGTGGCATAGCCGAAATGCGCTTATGGAATAGGATATGAATGCAGACAGGCACTAAATCCATCATCACAACAAAAGCTTGATGAATATATGGGCGCTTCGTCCACTTATGGGCATTCAGCCCTATCGCTTATGAGGAGGGACAACGAGAGGCAGCCTTGATTCGCTTCTGCTGCCAGAAGTAGAGTATAGTAGGAGTGGTGAAACATATATTTCAGGAGGGTGCAGCCATGTCACAGGATATTTGGATTAATTTGCCAGTCAAAGATGTTGAGAGGTCAGCTGCCTTTTTCAATGAGATTGGATTCCATGCGGTGAGTGTTGGTACCGAGAGAGCGAAGCTTGCCATAGGCCAAACAACGATTTTGCTGTTCCCGGATGCGGTGTTTGAGAAATTTACAGGTTCAAAAAAAGCAGATACTTCCCATTGCGCGGAAGTCATATTTTCAATTAGTGCTGCCAGCAGAGAAGAAGTGGATGCTTTTATTCAAAAAGTGGAGCTTGCTGGCGGAAGCATCTTTAGCAAGCCGAGTGAAAATGACGGCTGGATGTACGGCGCAGCCTTTGCCGACCTGGACGGTCACCGCTGGAACCTGCTGTATATGGATGAGAGCAAAATGCCGAAACGCTAATAGGGAAATGCTAATAAGGAAACGCCGGTCACCTGCTAAAGGTCACCGGCGCACAAATGCCCCCATCTAAAAATAACGAAGCACCGGAGTTAACCGCCAATCGTTGTCGTAATTTCGTGAGCAGCCTGTATAACCTGCTTGCTTAGATCATCCAGACGCTCCTCTGTCAACTGATCTGCCGAGACACCAATCCCTAGCGCGCCAGCTACTTTACGCCCAAAGCCGATGATGGGTGAAGAAATCGCCGCCGTTCCTTCCGTAAGCTCAGCATAGCTGACCGCATATCCCGCCTTCCTGATGCCGGGCAAAGCCGAGAGCAGCTGCATGCGCTTCTCTTGATCCTCGACCAGTCGAACCAGTAACGCCTCCGCTTCACTCCTTTTCATATTGGCCAAAATCACTTTATTCGACGCGCCGATGTGCATCGCGATCCGCTCACCCAAGCCTTCTACAACACGCTTCTTCACCGAGCTGTCTACTTTATCGACCCCCATTGAAAACAAACCGTAAGGAATCGTCAAAAATACCGTTTCCTTCACTTCCTCCGCCAGCCGCTCCATAATCGGCCTTGCCGCCATGCGCAAATCCAGCTGTTCCAGCTGCTGCAAGCCGACCTCCATCCACTTCGGTCCCAGACGGTAACGCTTCGTCTCTGGAAGCTGAACAATCAGCTCCTGCCGCACTAATGTGCTAATGAGTCTATGCGTCGTACTTAACGCCAAGCCTACCCGCTCTGAAATATCAGATATCGCCCAGCCAGTACGGCTGTAATCAGACATGAGCAGCTGAATAATTTGCATTGCGCGATCAATAGATTGAACCAATCGTATCCCTCATTTAACAGTCTGATTGCTTTTTCGTCAAAACCTAACATACAATCATCGTTTTACGATTAATATAGGTGGCAACATTTTGTTTGTCAATAAAAAAAGCAGTCCACGTCACTTTAAGTGACATGAACTACTTTTTTACGCGGTTACCGCATCATGATGCAGCTTCAGCATATAAGGCTTAGGCGCCATCTTGTTGCTGCCAGCCTCCATGGCATACAGAACGATGAGCAGCGTATGCGTATTTTTCTGAATCGAGCCGTCCGCCAAATACGTCTCAAGATCAAACGGCAACCGTTCGATAACCGCATGCTTATGCAGCTCCTTCTCCGACATGCCAAGCGCCGCGAACGATTCCGACACCTTCTCCGGCCGTTCGACGAGACTGCGCATATGGCTTCCCCATACCGCTTTGTCCATCGTGAACTCCCACCACGTTTTGCGCGGCTTATATTTATGGTTGAGGAAATAATCGTATTTCATCAGCCCCATAATGACGTCCATATCTGGTGCGTCTTCACCCGCTAATTGCTTATCGTGATGATAGCTGCTCAGGAACGACCATAGCCGGGAAAATAAATCCTCCAGCTGATGCCCGATTTTCTGCCAGCCCCGCTCCTCCCAATAGTCGCCAAAGTCCTGGAAGAAATCAAACGGCGACGGGAAAACCTGCTCCACCAAATACATAAGCGTGCGGTCCATTCGGTGCGCATTCCAATATTTCTCCAGCACGTCCTCGACCCGCTTCATGCGCACAATGTCGCCGAACGGCATCAGGTCATTGCCGAGCATTTCGTATGGCGCACGATCCATGTAGATGTAGCCCCACTTCTCCGCGTCGTTACGCAGGCCGGTGCCGCGCAGCATTTTCAGAAAACCGAGCTGCATTTCTTCAGGCCCAAGCGCAAATACATCGTTGAAGGTGCCTTTGAACGTATCGTAGTTTTCGAGCGGCAATCCGGCGATTAAGTCGAGATGCTGGTCGATTTTGCCCGATTCCTTCACCTTCGTCACCGTCCGCACAAGCTTGGACCAATTCTGTCTGCGCTGAACCGCCTCATTCGTCGGATCGTTCGTGGACTGCACGCCAATTTCGAAGCGGAACACGCCTGGCGGCGCATGCTCAGCCAAATAGTCGAGCACCTCGGGGCGCATAATGTCTGCCGTAATTTCAAATTGGAAGACGCAGCCGTTATGATTTTCGATCAAAAATTGAAAAATCTCCAGCGCATAATCCCGCTTAATATTAAACGTCCGATCGACGAATTTAATCAGCTTCGCACCGGCATCAATCAAATACAAAATATCCGCCTTCGTCCGCTCCTTGTCAAAATAACGAACGCCCACCTCGATGCTGGAGAGGCAAAACTGACAGCTGAACGGACAGCCCCGGCTCGTCTCAAAA
This window encodes:
- a CDS encoding ornithine--oxo-acid transaminase, yielding MKEKVNTIERTERLGAHNYHPLPIVIAKAEGVWVEDPDGKRYMDMLSGYSALNQGHRHPRIIEALKKQADLVTLTSRAFYNEPLGELLALLTELTGKNMLLPMNTGVEAVETAVKAARRYGYRVKGIPAGQADIIVCAGNFHGRTLTVTSFSSEPSYREDFGPFTPGFTLIPYGDIAALEAAISPNTAAFLVEPIQGEAGIIIPPDGYLRKAAALCHQHQVLLMADEIQTGFGRTGKRFACDWEGVTPDVYILGKALGGGVLPVSAVAADSSVLGVFEPGSHGSTFGGNPLASAVAVASLRVTEDERLADRSLTLGEKLLTMLRELKHRDIVEVRGRGLFIAIELRGAARPYCEKLKEAGLLCKETHEKVIRLAPPLILSEDELAWAAERIAGVFQTL
- a CDS encoding proline dehydrogenase family protein; its protein translation is MAIMRDMLLYLSKNRVANRMALRFGLRLGAERFVAGETLAEAMKKVAALNESGLLVTLDHLGEFTRSEPEAKEAAEEVVRGLQAIASAGASANVSVKLTQLGLDISYPLCLSLMRTIVSEAKRLNSFVRIDMEDYARNESSIQMYEQLRAEFGHPIGIVLQAYLFKTEADMERLHMLKPNYRLVKGAYKEPPEVAFPDKADVDRQFIHIIKKQLDNGHYAAVATHDTAIIDWVKGYVKEQAIPLERFEFQMLYGIRTALQQQLAEEGYKVRTYVPYGTDWYGYFMRRLAERPENVSFVLKSMFKR
- a CDS encoding VOC family protein; the encoded protein is MSQDIWINLPVKDVERSAAFFNEIGFHAVSVGTERAKLAIGQTTILLFPDAVFEKFTGSKKADTSHCAEVIFSISAASREEVDAFIQKVELAGGSIFSKPSENDGWMYGAAFADLDGHRWNLLYMDESKMPKR
- a CDS encoding IclR family transcriptional regulator; protein product: MVQSIDRAMQIIQLLMSDYSRTGWAISDISERVGLALSTTHRLISTLVRQELIVQLPETKRYRLGPKWMEVGLQQLEQLDLRMAARPIMERLAEEVKETVFLTIPYGLFSMGVDKVDSSVKKRVVEGLGERIAMHIGASNKVILANMKRSEAEALLVRLVEDQEKRMQLLSALPGIRKAGYAVSYAELTEGTAAISSPIIGFGRKVAGALGIGVSADQLTEERLDDLSKQVIQAAHEITTTIGG
- a CDS encoding B12-binding domain-containing radical SAM protein gives rise to the protein MKVVLSTLNAKFIHTSLALRCLKAYSGEQFDIDIAEYTIKDPVMNIVSDIYSRQPDVVGFSCYIWNIEETITVINMLRKVSPQVKIVLGGPEVSYDTDHWMERIPEVDFIVVGEGEETFHHLLTEIEGAGKYHMVFGLAYRKQREGYMEALVNPGRPKLDLATLPSPYRFAEDVPHLASRVVYFETSRGCPFSCQFCLSSIEVGVRYFDKERTKADILYLIDAGAKLIKFVDRTFNIKRDYALEIFQFLIENHNGCVFQFEITADIMRPEVLDYLAEHAPPGVFRFEIGVQSTNDPTNEAVQRRQNWSKLVRTVTKVKESGKIDQHLDLIAGLPLENYDTFKGTFNDVFALGPEEMQLGFLKMLRGTGLRNDAEKWGYIYMDRAPYEMLGNDLMPFGDIVRMKRVEDVLEKYWNAHRMDRTLMYLVEQVFPSPFDFFQDFGDYWEERGWQKIGHQLEDLFSRLWSFLSSYHHDKQLAGEDAPDMDVIMGLMKYDYFLNHKYKPRKTWWEFTMDKAVWGSHMRSLVERPEKVSESFAALGMSEKELHKHAVIERLPFDLETYLADGSIQKNTHTLLIVLYAMEAGSNKMAPKPYMLKLHHDAVTA